Proteins encoded together in one Lathyrus oleraceus cultivar Zhongwan6 chromosome 5, CAAS_Psat_ZW6_1.0, whole genome shotgun sequence window:
- the LOC127085654 gene encoding putative disease resistance RPP13-like protein 1, which yields MAATMIGSAFLSATVQTLVEKLASKEFLDYFKQTKFDDSLLEQLGQTLLTIQPVLDAAEEKQINTPSVKQWLDGLKDALYDAEDLLNQISYDSLQCQMENTQAASKTKQVWNFFFSPSTNNYEEINSQMKKMCLNLKHFSENKDIISLQTKSVGVSRRTPSTPMFNESVMVGRKDDKDKVMNMLLSQSSTNQNNMGVVAIVGMGGVGKTTLAQLAYNDEKVEHHFDLKAWACVSEDFDVFRVTKALLESVTSKTWNDSNLDILRVELKKNLRDKRFFIVLDDLWNDSYSDWDELASPLIYGKNGSRMIITTRHKKVADVARTFPIFSLDPLSHEDSWFLLSKHAFGSGDFSETQHRNLEPIGRKIARKCGGLPIAAKSLGGLLRSKVDTAEWIEVLNNDIWKLQNDNILPALRLSYQYLSSQLKRCFSYCSIFPKDYPLDRKQLVLLWMAEGFLDHSQDRKTMEEVGDEFFAELLSRSLIQQLHDDYGKQIFVMHDLVNDLATAVSGRSCYRHEFGAKSYENVRHLSYNKETYDVFKKFKTFDKFKRLRSFLAIEFRWAEYNLSRNVVNYLLPTFGRLRVLSLSKYINITTLPVTVGNLVQLRYLDLSHTEITSLPDTICNLYYLQTLILSECSKLKELPEHVGKLINLRHLYIDRTSIIEMPKQIAELENLQTLNVFVVGKKNIGSTVRELGKFPNLRGELFIKNLQNVIDVMEASDTNLKSKEHIEVLTLQWGKETEDTLNERNVLDMLQPSANLKKLRIELYGGTHFPSWLGDPSFFNMVSLCIDNCVNCTTLPPLGQLPSLKDLQIRRMRILETIGQQFYGLAAGGSNSSFQPFQSLENLEFAYMGNWEEWCPFRDNMFPFPRLKTLRLLWCPKLKGHLPTNLPSIEKIDIDCCDHLLATPPTQHWLSSIKKICITGDSNSESNTERTRYSLLDSDSPCLLHTIDISRCHMLKSLPKMIINSTSFQRLDLYGISSLNAFPTNGLPTSLQSLCIEECENLTFLPPETWSNYTSLETLKLEKSCSALTSFPLNCFPVLQDLSIRKCRSLESIFISETSSCSSSTLRSFVVSDCKELRSLPQRMDTLTALESITLCILPNLNLSLCEGAFLPPNLQSITVYSVRITKPVTEWGLQGLTRVRSMEIRGDDIVKMLLKEPLLPISLVSVQFKSFFEMKSLEANGLRHLSSLERLYFINCPGLVSLSEKAFPSSLKTLYFWDCPRLESLPEDSLPTFLEKLTITSCPLLEERYKRNEYWSKIAHIPVIQIHEQLTI from the coding sequence ATGGCTGCAACTATGATTGGAAGTGCTTTCCTCTCTGCAACTGTTCAAACCTTAGTTGAGAAACTTGCTTCCAAAGAGTTTCTTGATTACTTCAAACAAACCAAGTTCGATGACTCACTCTTGGAACAGTTAGGACAAACACTACTCACTATTCAACCTGTGCTAGATGCTGCAGAGGAGAAGCAGATCAACACTCCTTCTGTCAAACAATGGCTTGATGGCTTGAAAGATGCTCTCTACGATGCTGAAGATCTGCTCAACCAAATTAGCTATGATTCACTTCAATGCCAGATGGAGAACACGCAAGCTGCAAGCAAAACTAAACAGGTCTGGAACTTCTTTTTTTCTCCTTCTACAAATAACTATGAAGAGATCAATTCCCAAATGAAAAAAATGTGCTTAAACCTCAAACATTTTTCTGAAAATAAAGATATCATTAGTTTGCAAACTAAAAGTGTCGGAGTTTCTCGTAGAACACCTTCAACTCCTATGTTCAATGAATCTGTCATGGTTGGTAGGAAAGATGACAAAGACAAAGTAATGAACATGTTGCTATCACAAAGCAGTACTAACCAGAACAATATGGGCGTAGTTGCAATTGTAGGCATGGGAGGTGTCGGAAAAACAACACTTGCACAACTTGCTTACAATGATGAAAAAGTTGAACATCACTTTGATCTCAAAGCATGGGCTTGTGTATCGGAGGATTTTGATGTTTTTAGAGTAACCAAAGCTCTCCTTGAATCTGTCACTTCAAAAACATGGAATGACAGTAATCTTGATATTCTTCGAGTTGAGTTAAAGAAAAATTTGAGGGACAAAAGATTTTTCATTGTGTTGGATGACTTATGGAATGACAGTTATTCTGATTGGGATGAACTTGCATCTCCGTTGATATATGGAAAAAATGGAAGCAGAATGATCATCACAACACGCCACAAAAAAGTGGCAGATGTTGCACGCACATTTCCTATTTTTTCATTAGATCCTCTATCCCATGAAGACAGTTGGTTTTTACTCTCCAAACATGCATTTGGAAGTGGAGACTTTTCTGAAACTCAACACCGAAACCTAGAACCAATTGGCAGGAAGATTGCCAGAAAGTGTGGTGGATTGCCAATCGCTGCAAAATCACTTGGAGGACTATTGCGTTCGAAAGTAGATACTGCAGAGTGGATTGAAGTTCTGAACAACGACATATGGAAGTTACAGAATGATAATATTTTGCCTGCATTGCGCCTGAGTTATCAATATCTTTCCTCTCAATTGAAAAGATGTTTTTCCTATTGCTCTATTTTTCCAAAGGACTATCCGCTTGATAGGAAGCAATTGGTTTTGTTGTGGATGGCAGAAGGCTTCCTTGATCATTCTCAAGACAGAAAAACAATGGAAGAAGTAGGTGATGAGTTTTTTGCAGAATTGTTATCCAGATCATTGATTCAACAATTGCATGATGATTATGGAAAACAAATATTTGTCATGCATGACCTTGTTAATGATTTAGCTACTGCTGTATCTGGAAGAAGTTGTTACAGACATGAATTTGGCGCTAAGAGCTATGAAAATGTTCGTCACTTGTCATATAATAAAGAAACATACGACGTTTTCAAGAAGTTTAAGACTTTCGACAAATTCAAACGCTTGAGAAGCTTCCTTGCCATTGAATTTCGATGGGCAGAATATAATTTATCAAGAAACGTGGTCAATTATTTGCTACCCACATTTGGAAGGTTGCGTGTGTTATCGTTGTCAAAATATATAAACATCACCACGCTACCCGTTACAGTTGGCAATTTAGTGCAGTTGCGCTATCTAGATCTCTCTCATACTGAAATCACAAGCTTGCCTGACACCATATGCAACCTCTACTACTTGCAAACCTTGATTTTATCTGAGTGCTCAAAACTCAAAGAATTGCCAGAACATGTTGGAAAATTAATTAATTTGCGTCATCTTTATATTGATAGGACAAGCATAATAGAGATGCCGAAGCAAATTGCTGAACTAGAAAACCTTCAAACTCTAAATGTTTTTGTAGTAGGAAAGAAAAATATTGGTTCAACTGTTAGAGAGCTTGGGAAGTTTCCTAATCTACGGGGAGAATTATTCATCAAGAACCTGCAAAATGTCATTGATGTCATGGAGGCAAGTGATACCAACTTGAAGAGCAAAGAACATATTGAGGTATTGACGCTACAGTGGGGCAAGGAAACTGAAGACACACTTAATGAAAGAAATGTGCTTGATATGTTACAACCATCTGCAAACCTTAAGAAATTGAGAATTGAATTGTATGGTGGGACACATTTTCCTAGTTGGTTGGGAGATCCATCATTTTTTAACATGGTGTCCCTCTGTATTGATAATTGTGTGAATTGCACGACACTTCCACCACTAGGGCAGCTACCTTCTCTCAAGGACTTGCAAATTCGTAGAATGAGAATTTTGGAGACAATTGGACAGCAGTTCTATGGCTTGGCAGCAGGAGGTTCCAATTCTTCGTTCCAACCATTTCAATCCCTTGAGAATTTGGAATTTGCGTACATGGGAAATTGGGAGGAATGGTGTCCTTTCCGAGACAACATGTTTCCTTTTCCTCGTCTGAAAACTCTGAGGTTATTATGGTGTCCCAAATTGAAGGGACATTTACCTACTAATCTTCCTTCCATAGAAAAGATTGATATAGATTGTTGCGACCATCTCTTAGCAACACCACCTACTCAACATTGGCTCTCCTCAATAAAAAAGATTTGTATTACGGGAGATTCGAATTCAGAAAGCAATACTGAAAGGACCCGATACTCATTGCTCGATAGTGATTCTCCATGTCTGCTGCACACAATAGACATATCGAGGTGTCATATGCTAAAATCTCTACCTAAAATGATTATAAACAGCACCTCTTTTCAACGCTTGGATCTCTATGGTATTAGTTCTCTCAATGCGTTTCCAACAAACGGTTTACCCACTTCTTTGCAATCACTTTGTATCGAAGAATGTGAGAATTTAACATTCCTACCTCCTGAAACATGGAGCAATTACACATCACTTGAGACTCTTAAATTAGAAAAGAGCTGCAGTGCACTTACCTCCTTCCCATTGAATTGTTTTCCTGTGCTCCAAGATCTTTCAATCAGGAAATGTAGGAGTTTGGAATCTATTTTTATTTCAGAAACTTCTTCTTGTAGCTCATCGACCCTCCGATCTTTTGTTGTCAGTGATTGCAAGGAACTTAGATCACTACCTCAACGGATGGACACACTCACCGCTCTTGAATCGATAACTCTATGCATTCTTCCAAATTTGAATTTATCATTATGTGAAGGAGCTTTCCTACCTCCGAATTTACAATCAATTACTGTTTATTCTGTGAGGATAACAAAGCCAGTAACAGAGTGGGGTCTCCAAGGCCTTACTCGTGTTCGTTCAATGGAGATCAGAGGTGATGACATTGTTAAGATGTTGCTCAAGGAGCCGTTGTTGCCCATTTCCCTTGTGTCTGTACAATTCAAAAGTTTCTTTGAAATGAAATCCTTAGAAGCAAATGGACTTCGACACCTCTCCTCTCTAGAACGCCTTTACTTTATTAATTGTCCAGGGCTTGTGTCATTGTCAGAAAAAGCCTTTCCCTCCTCGCTGAAAACACTTTATTTCTGGGACTGTCCAAGACTAGAGTCATTGCCAGAAGACAGCCTCCCTACCTTTCTTGAGAAACTGACCATTACAAGTTGTCCATTGTTAGAAGAAAGGTATAAACGGAACGAATATTGGTCCAAAATTGCTCACATCCCTGTCATACAAATACATGAGCAACTCACAATATGA